In one window of Candidatus Scalindua sp. DNA:
- the cbiB gene encoding adenosylcobinamide-phosphate synthase CbiB: MYTYLALQIGIAFLLDLIIGDPRWFPHPVRLIGKGIELLEMIVRWLFGLERFNGTVSAGHVIPDRKRERLAGIVLTGAIVFGTYFITYEIVSFGKYLGQLWEVAVGAIIIYFSLSTRDLLREARGVLHTLKSGRIVQARENLSRIVGRDTGELDEEKITRACVETIAENSVDGIIAPIFYAVLGGPALVMAYKAINTLDSMVGYKNAEYLHLGWASARFDDIVNFLPARLAAILLPLSAWMCGASFFRSIRIIKRDGQKHPSPNSGIPEAAVAGALGIRLGGTSSYRGVVTEKPFIGDEEQKVGIDHIRDTANIVFVASVLSVSTGIIALLIVSKIIQWLIWAGSVQP, from the coding sequence ATGTATACATATCTCGCCTTGCAAATCGGTATAGCCTTTCTTCTGGATCTTATCATTGGAGACCCGCGCTGGTTCCCCCATCCGGTAAGGTTGATAGGAAAGGGGATTGAATTACTTGAAATGATAGTGAGGTGGTTGTTTGGATTGGAGAGATTTAACGGTACCGTGTCTGCGGGGCATGTAATTCCGGACAGAAAGAGAGAGAGGCTGGCAGGTATTGTCCTGACGGGGGCGATAGTATTCGGGACATACTTCATAACATACGAGATTGTAAGCTTTGGAAAATACCTGGGGCAGTTGTGGGAGGTAGCTGTGGGTGCCATAATTATCTACTTTTCCCTCTCAACCCGGGATCTTTTGAGAGAAGCCAGGGGTGTCCTTCATACACTTAAATCCGGCAGAATCGTGCAGGCTCGCGAGAATCTCAGCAGAATTGTTGGAAGAGACACCGGAGAACTTGATGAAGAAAAAATTACAAGGGCCTGTGTGGAAACCATTGCCGAAAATAGTGTAGACGGGATAATAGCGCCGATTTTTTATGCCGTCTTGGGAGGACCTGCGCTTGTAATGGCCTATAAGGCAATTAACACACTCGATTCAATGGTTGGGTACAAAAATGCCGAGTACCTTCATCTTGGATGGGCATCTGCCAGGTTCGACGACATCGTAAACTTTCTTCCTGCCAGGCTCGCAGCCATACTGTTACCACTGTCTGCCTGGATGTGTGGAGCAAGTTTTTTCCGGTCGATACGAATAATTAAAAGAGATGGACAAAAACATCCGAGTCCCAATAGCGGAATTCCTGAGGCTGCAGTTGCTGGGGCATTGGGCATAAGACTTGGGGGAACCAGTTCGTACCGCGGAGTTGTCACGGAAAAACCCTTTATCGGTGATGAAGAGCAGAAGGTAGGTATTGATCATATAAGAGATACGGCAAATATTGTGTTTGTAGCATCAGTTTTGTCAGTCTCTACCGGTATTATAGCTTTATTGATAGTTTCTAAAATTATTCAGTGGCTGATCTGGGCAGGTTCAGTTCAACCATAA
- a CDS encoding cobyric acid synthase has protein sequence MIVKRVSLESFSGREQYVSAKAIMVQGTGSNVGKSIIVCALCRIFHEDGIRVAPFKSQNMSLNSYVTLDGKEMGRAQVAQAYASGLHPVVEMNPILLKPTGENGSQVIAMGRPVRNMKASEYYENKECMLDIAIKAYATLEKQFDLIVIEGAGSPAEINLKDNDIVNMKMAEVANAPVILVVDIERGGAFAWVVGTLELLDSAERDRVSGVIINKFRGDLEILKPGIQMLEEKINKPVLGVIPYFNDIKIDDEDSVCLERKGNSRGSYCEMPESECITIAVIRLPSISNFTDFDLLRHEKGVRLVFIETVSSFGTPDLIIIPGTKNTIGDLMFIQENGIAARILDLAEKGSMVIGICGGYQMLGNEIRDPQNTESSSSHIKGLGLLDVVTTFFPEKITYQVKARLYDNSIGYLHGVACQSAQRAAGGEDSTGNIPYEVTGYEIHMGETELLEEALPFSRIIERSGRVIQSGKSDKGEYPGLNDGAVSREGNVMGTYLHGIFDNDIFRLDIINTLRQKRGLSLLSQSELTVADSEKEKHYKRLADLTRKHLDMDLIYTLIGRNSSAAGAGLSGVSMEV, from the coding sequence TTGATAGTAAAGAGGGTAAGTCTGGAGTCTTTTTCCGGAAGGGAACAATACGTGTCAGCTAAGGCAATAATGGTTCAGGGTACAGGGTCGAATGTAGGGAAAAGTATTATTGTATGTGCCCTCTGCCGGATTTTCCATGAAGACGGTATCCGCGTCGCCCCATTCAAGTCTCAAAATATGTCACTCAATTCATACGTGACCCTGGATGGCAAGGAGATGGGGCGGGCTCAGGTCGCACAGGCGTATGCATCAGGGTTACATCCCGTGGTAGAGATGAATCCTATTCTTCTGAAACCTACAGGAGAGAATGGGTCACAGGTGATTGCAATGGGCAGGCCGGTAAGGAATATGAAGGCGAGCGAATATTATGAGAATAAAGAGTGTATGTTGGACATTGCGATCAAGGCATATGCAACGCTTGAAAAACAGTTTGATCTCATCGTTATTGAGGGAGCCGGAAGTCCGGCAGAGATTAATCTGAAGGACAACGATATAGTGAATATGAAGATGGCGGAGGTTGCCAACGCACCCGTAATACTTGTGGTTGATATTGAACGGGGAGGAGCTTTTGCATGGGTTGTTGGTACGCTGGAACTTTTGGACAGTGCAGAGAGGGATAGGGTGTCCGGGGTAATTATAAACAAATTCCGGGGAGATCTGGAGATACTGAAGCCCGGGATACAGATGCTTGAAGAGAAGATCAACAAACCTGTTTTGGGTGTTATTCCCTATTTTAATGATATAAAGATTGACGATGAAGATTCTGTCTGCCTGGAACGTAAGGGAAACAGCAGGGGAAGTTATTGTGAAATGCCGGAGAGTGAATGCATAACTATTGCCGTAATAAGATTACCCAGCATATCCAATTTTACAGACTTTGATCTGCTCAGGCATGAAAAAGGAGTACGGCTGGTTTTTATAGAGACGGTATCATCTTTCGGTACACCTGATTTAATCATCATACCGGGCACAAAAAATACGATTGGTGATTTAATGTTCATTCAAGAGAATGGAATTGCTGCCAGGATACTTGACCTTGCAGAAAAAGGGTCTATGGTCATCGGGATTTGCGGAGGGTATCAGATGCTGGGAAATGAGATCAGGGATCCTCAGAACACGGAATCCTCCTCTTCCCACATAAAGGGTCTCGGCCTCCTCGATGTTGTGACCACTTTTTTCCCTGAGAAAATTACGTATCAGGTGAAAGCGAGGTTGTATGATAATTCGATCGGATACTTACATGGCGTTGCCTGCCAGTCTGCTCAAAGAGCAGCGGGGGGGGAGGATTCCACAGGTAATATTCCCTATGAGGTTACTGGTTATGAGATTCATATGGGTGAAACGGAGTTATTGGAAGAGGCGTTACCCTTTTCAAGGATTATTGAGAGATCCGGGAGGGTAATTCAATCCGGAAAATCAGACAAGGGCGAGTATCCAGGCCTGAACGATGGGGCAGTTTCCCGTGAAGGAAATGTGATGGGGACCTATCTACACGGGATTTTTGACAACGATATATTCAGGTTGGACATCATTAACACTCTGAGACAAAAGAGAGGTCTCTCTCTTTTGTCTCAGAGTGAGTTAACGGTTGCGGATAGTGAGAAAGAGAAACACTATAAGAGACTTGCAGACTTGACCCGGAAACACCTGGATATGGACTTGATCTATACTTTAATCGGCAGAAACTCTTCAGCTGCCGGGGCAGGACTCTCCGGCGTCAGCATGGAAGTTTGA
- the cbiE gene encoding precorrin-6y C5,15-methyltransferase (decarboxylating) subunit CbiE gives MGKKLVNKITIVGCGPGSKKHITGLAMQRIKNADSLIGSRRLLELFSDIETDKYTVNRNYRLLIMRIISLSKRKKVVVLVSGDPGFFSYSKRIIDKVGLDNCEIIPGISSIQLAFASIGKSWNDACFVSLQGRKGEFPELIKKVKEQKKVAVLTDKSNNLKLIYKGLMSEGIRDRMVYVCEDLSLKTERIRCFKLTSIQRVQVRGLNVIIIVDEG, from the coding sequence GTGGGAAAAAAGCTTGTAAACAAAATTACTATTGTTGGTTGTGGGCCAGGTTCGAAAAAACATATCACAGGCCTGGCTATGCAGCGAATCAAGAATGCGGATTCACTGATCGGCAGCAGAAGGCTGCTGGAATTATTTTCAGACATAGAGACTGACAAATATACGGTCAACCGAAATTACCGATTGCTTATTATGCGCATTATCTCCTTGAGTAAACGTAAAAAAGTTGTTGTCCTTGTAAGTGGAGACCCGGGTTTTTTTAGTTACTCAAAGCGCATAATAGATAAAGTTGGTCTGGATAATTGTGAAATTATTCCCGGTATCAGCTCGATTCAACTTGCTTTTGCATCAATTGGAAAGAGCTGGAACGACGCCTGTTTTGTGAGTCTGCAGGGGAGAAAGGGTGAATTTCCCGAGCTCATAAAAAAGGTGAAAGAACAGAAAAAAGTTGCGGTATTAACTGATAAATCCAATAATCTGAAACTTATTTACAAGGGACTGATGAGTGAAGGGATTCGCGACAGGATGGTTTATGTCTGTGAAGATCTCTCTTTAAAAACGGAAAGGATACGCTGTTTTAAGTTGACTTCCATTCAGAGAGTACAGGTGAGGGGCCTGAATGTCATTATTATTGTAGATGAGGGCTAG